In one window of Helianthus annuus cultivar XRQ/B chromosome 17, HanXRQr2.0-SUNRISE, whole genome shotgun sequence DNA:
- the LOC110924329 gene encoding uncharacterized protein LOC110924329: protein MSNLAKLEFMALDITGKNYLSWALDAEIHLNANNLGDTIKEGNKTSPQDKAKAMIFLRHHIHESLENEYLTIKDPLVLWTNLKERYDHQKTVILPRARYEWINLRLQDFKSISEYNSAMFRITSQLILCGENITDKEMLEKTFSTFHASNIVLQQHYRERGFTKYSDLISCLLVAEQNNELLMKNHETRPVGTTPFPEVNVATYNDQSRSHGRGRGYQRGRGHGRSRGRGHGRGRGRAYGRGNYHGVQFKNRRTHQKLHDNEKKSNDERGKKKNGTSSNACYRGGGNNHWAGTCRTTRHLVELYQQSIKDKQKGIETNFTYEDGNVDVPSGEKDHTNATNLDYDDFLIEQANLDSGDIVADTNQLDACNFPYA from the coding sequence ATGTCGAATCTTGCAAAGCTTGAGTTTATGGCTTTAGACATCACTGGAAAAAATTATTTGTCATGGGCTTTGGATGCTGAAATCCATCTAAATGCCAATAACCTTGGGGATACAATTAAAGAAGGAAATAAAACGAGTCCCCAAGATAAAGCAAAGGCAATGATTTTCTTACGCCACCATATTCATGAGTCATTGGAAAATGAATATCTCACTATCAAAGATCCACTCGTCCTATGGACCAATTTAAAAGAAAGGTATGACCATCAGAAAACAGTAATATTACCAAGAGCTCGTTATGAATGGATTAATTTAAGGTTGCAAGACTTTAAGTCTATAAGTGAGTATAACTCAGCAATGTTTAGAATCACGTCACAATTGATTCTATGTGGTGAAAATATTACTGATAAGGAGATGTTGGAAAAAACATTCTCCACCTTTCACGCCTCAAACATTGTCTTGCAACAACACTATCGTGAAAGGGGCTTCACCAAATACAGTGacttaatatcatgtttgctTGTGGCTGAGCAAAATAATGAGCTACTAATGAAAAACCATGAAACTCGTCCAGTTGGTACAACCCCATTCCCAGAAGTGAATGTGGCAACATATAATGACCAAAGTAGAAGTCATGGACGTGGTCGTGGCTATCAACGTGGGCGTGGTCATGGTCGTAGTCGTGGTCGTGGTCATGGACGTGGTCGTGGACGTGCATATGGTCGGGGGAATTATCATGGTGTTCAATTCAAAAATAGAAGAACCCACCAGAAGTTGCATGATAATGAAAAGAAATCCAATGATGAAAGAGGTAAAAAGAAAAATGGAACCTCATCTAATGCATGCTATCGAGGTGGTGGTAACAACCACTGGGCTGGTACATGTCGTACAACCAGACACTTAGTAGAGCTTTACCAACAATCTATAAAAGACAAACAAAAAGGAATAGAGACAAATTTCACATATGAAGATGGAAATGTTGATGTCCCAAGTGGTGAAAAGGACCATACTAATGCAACTAATCTGGATTATGATGATTTCCTTATCGAGCAAGCTAATTTGGATTCTGGTGATATCGTGGCTGATACAAACCAGTTGGATGCTTGCAATTTTCCCTATGCATGA